Proteins encoded by one window of Lathyrus oleraceus cultivar Zhongwan6 chromosome 1, CAAS_Psat_ZW6_1.0, whole genome shotgun sequence:
- the LOC127131422 gene encoding probable carboxylesterase 18: MSSPNKPKLVLPWKTRLSISFLTALTDAACRSDGTINRRFLSVLDRKATAKATPINGVSTKDVTVSDEHNVWFRLYTPAGDETDTITASLPVIIFFHGGGFSYLSPASIAYDAVCRRFCRKISAVVVSVNYRLTPENPYPSQYDDGESVLKFLDENKSVLPENADVSKCFLAGDSAGANLAHHVAVRVCKAGLQRIRVVGLISIQPFFGGEERTEAEIRLEGSPLVSMARTDWLWNVFLPEGSNRDHGAVNVCGPNAEDLSGLDYPDTVVFVGGFDPLNDWQRRYCDWLRKSGKNAELIEYPNMIHAFYIFPDLPEATQLIMQVKDFIHKKV; encoded by the coding sequence ATGTCGTCTCCAAACAAACCCAAGCTCGTTCTTCCTTGGAAGACTCGCCTCTCAATTTCATTCCTAACGGCTTTAACGGACGCCGCATGTCGATCTGACGGAACCATTAACCGCCGTTTTCTCAGCGTCCTAGATCGTAAAGCTACCGCTAAAGCCACTCCTATTAACGGCGTTTCAACCAAAGACGTTACGGTTAGCGACGAACATAACGTTTGGTTCCGTCTCTACACACCCGCCGGAGATGAAACTGACACCATAACCGCCTCCCTTCCGGTGATAATTTTCTTTCACGGTGGTGGATTTAGCTATCTCTCCCCAGCTTCAATCGCCTATGACGCCGTTTGCCGTAGATTCTGCCGTAAAATCTCCGCTGTTGTTGTCTCCGTCAACTACCGTCTAACGCCGGAGAATCCTTACCCGTCGCAATACGACGACGGAGAATCCGTGTTAAAATTCCTCGACGAGAACAAATCTGTGCTACCGGAAAATGCTGACGTGTCAAAATGTTTCTTAGCCGGGGACAGTGCCGGTGCAAATCTAGCACACCACGTGGCGGTCCGGGTCTGCAAAGCGGGGCTCCAGAGGATCCGGGTTGTCGGATTGATTTCGATCCAACCGTTCTTCGGCGGAGAGGAGCGGACAGAAGCCGAGATTCGCCTCGAGGGATCGCCGTTGGTGTCGATGGCGAGGACAGATTGGCTGTGGAATGTGTTTTTGCCAGAGGGATCGAATCGGGATCATGGCGCGGTGAATGTTTGCGGGCCGAATGCGGAGGATTTGTCGGGTTTGGATTACCCGGATACGGTTGTTTTTGTGGGCGGGTTTGACCCGTTAAATGATTGGCAGAGGAGGTATTGTGATTGGTTGAGGAAATCAGGGAAAAATGCTGAGTTGATTGAATATCCTAATATGATTCATGCTTTTTACATTTTTCCTGATTTGCCCGAAGCTACTCAGTTGATTATGCAAGTTAAGGATTTTATTCACAAGAAAGTTTAA